In Ensifer adhaerens, a genomic segment contains:
- a CDS encoding peptide/nickel transport system ATP-binding protein — MTLLQIDRLDLSILGLKILSDVRFEVGRGEVVGVIGESGSGKSMTALSVMQLLPHGMQMSGSIRLDGVELLDKSEAEMCAIRGADVGMVFQEPMTALNPVKTIGDQVAETVMIHRGASRKEALSIARETLNRVGLPEDRFPLGRYPHELSGGQRQRVVVAMAIALRPKLLIADEPTTALDVTTQAQILTLLKTLVDADGMGLILITHDLAVVADIADRIVIMKSGEVVEQGEAVHLFRSMQHPYSKALMAATGHHPVRKPPDVAPDSTPVLEVSSVVREYVLPRRSLFAKPGAFRAVDEVSFKIHRGENVGLVGESGCGKSTLTRAILALENTQAGEIRVGGELVTSKAGASLAARRKMQVVFQDPYGSFNPRHKVRRLVTEPFHLMGRDAPGGSALERRVAESLENVGLSARDADKYIHEFSGGQRQRVAIARALITHPSLIILDEAVSALDVSIRAQILDLLADLSDRLDLSYLFISHDLSVVRAITDRVMVMKAGRIVEAGETEAVFSNPQHDYTRQLIAATPDLEAALKRREIAAA, encoded by the coding sequence ATGACGCTTCTTCAGATAGACAGGCTCGATCTTTCCATCCTCGGCTTGAAAATCCTGTCAGATGTCAGGTTCGAGGTAGGTCGGGGTGAGGTCGTTGGCGTGATCGGCGAGAGCGGGTCCGGCAAGTCTATGACAGCGCTTTCCGTCATGCAGTTGCTGCCCCACGGCATGCAGATGTCAGGATCCATTCGGTTGGATGGCGTCGAGCTGCTGGACAAGTCCGAAGCTGAGATGTGCGCCATCAGAGGCGCTGACGTCGGCATGGTTTTTCAGGAGCCGATGACAGCCTTGAATCCTGTCAAGACCATCGGCGATCAGGTGGCCGAAACGGTCATGATTCATCGCGGGGCGAGCCGAAAAGAAGCCCTGTCAATTGCCAGGGAGACCCTGAATCGGGTGGGCCTGCCGGAAGATCGTTTCCCGCTTGGTCGCTATCCTCATGAACTTTCGGGCGGTCAGCGTCAACGTGTGGTCGTTGCCATGGCCATTGCCCTGCGGCCAAAACTGCTGATCGCGGACGAACCGACGACGGCGCTCGATGTCACGACGCAGGCGCAGATTCTGACGCTGTTGAAGACGCTGGTCGATGCGGACGGCATGGGCCTCATTCTCATCACCCACGATCTTGCCGTTGTGGCAGACATTGCGGATCGCATCGTCATCATGAAGTCGGGAGAGGTTGTTGAGCAAGGGGAGGCGGTCCACCTCTTCCGTTCCATGCAGCATCCCTACTCCAAGGCCCTGATGGCGGCGACTGGCCATCATCCGGTGCGGAAGCCTCCGGACGTCGCGCCCGATAGTACACCGGTGCTCGAGGTATCTTCCGTGGTGAGGGAATATGTGCTGCCGCGCCGGTCGCTTTTCGCCAAGCCCGGAGCGTTCCGTGCCGTCGACGAGGTCAGTTTCAAGATACACAGGGGCGAGAATGTCGGCCTTGTGGGCGAAAGCGGCTGCGGAAAGTCGACGCTCACGCGGGCCATTCTGGCGCTCGAGAATACGCAGGCGGGCGAAATCCGGGTTGGCGGCGAACTGGTAACGAGCAAGGCGGGTGCGAGCCTCGCCGCGCGGCGAAAGATGCAGGTCGTGTTTCAGGATCCCTACGGTTCCTTCAATCCGCGTCACAAGGTGCGCCGCCTGGTCACCGAACCGTTCCATTTGATGGGACGCGACGCGCCGGGCGGTTCCGCGCTGGAACGCCGCGTTGCCGAATCTCTCGAGAATGTCGGTCTCTCGGCACGGGATGCGGACAAGTACATTCACGAATTCTCTGGCGGGCAACGACAGCGCGTCGCGATCGCGCGCGCTCTGATCACGCATCCGTCGCTGATTATTCTCGACGAAGCGGTGTCGGCTCTGGATGTTTCGATCCGGGCGCAGATTCTCGATCTTCTTGCCGATCTGTCTGATCGGCTCGATTTGTCCTATCTCTTTATCTCCCATGACCTGTCAGTGGTGCGGGCCATTACAGACAGGGTCATGGTGATGAAGGCCGGACGTATCGTTGAAGCGGGGGAGACCGAGGCCGTCTTCTCCAATCCCCAACATGACTATACGCGGCAGCTCATCGCCGCCACGCCCGACCTCGAGGCGGCGCTCAAGCGCCGCGAGATCGCGGCTGCCTGA
- a CDS encoding peptide/nickel transport system permease protein: MSIGSLPDEKPGLVGAAFQSKSFALGFFLTGVFVLAALLSFVWTPYDATALSVADKLKGPSALHWFGTDHFGRDIFSMIMVGARTSIAVAFVAVGIGIAMGVPLGLWAAARQGSLVDELIMRANDLIFAFPALLIAILITAVFGAGATNAIIAIGIFNIPVFARLSRGAALMLWTREYIFAARVAGKGAARISAEHILPNILNLLIVQGTIQFSLGILADAALSYVGLGAQPPTPSWGRMLADAQTMISLAPNMALFPGAAIVLTVLGLNLMGDGLRDIFDPKLRRSR, encoded by the coding sequence ATGAGCATCGGTTCGCTTCCTGACGAAAAGCCCGGCCTTGTCGGCGCTGCGTTCCAATCGAAAAGCTTCGCGCTTGGCTTCTTTCTGACGGGGGTCTTCGTTCTGGCGGCGTTGCTGTCCTTTGTCTGGACGCCTTACGACGCAACAGCGCTCTCGGTCGCAGACAAGCTGAAGGGGCCGTCTGCCCTGCACTGGTTCGGCACGGACCATTTCGGACGGGACATATTTTCCATGATCATGGTGGGTGCGCGAACGTCGATCGCCGTCGCATTCGTGGCCGTCGGTATAGGCATCGCCATGGGGGTGCCTCTCGGCTTGTGGGCGGCCGCTAGGCAGGGATCCCTGGTCGATGAGCTGATCATGCGGGCGAATGACCTGATCTTCGCCTTTCCCGCTTTGCTGATCGCCATTCTCATCACGGCGGTGTTCGGTGCTGGCGCGACGAATGCCATCATCGCGATCGGGATCTTCAATATCCCGGTTTTTGCGCGCCTTTCGCGTGGAGCTGCATTGATGCTGTGGACGCGGGAATACATCTTCGCGGCGCGTGTGGCCGGCAAGGGAGCCGCCCGAATTTCCGCCGAACATATCCTGCCCAATATCCTCAATCTACTGATTGTGCAGGGAACGATCCAGTTTTCGCTGGGCATCCTGGCCGATGCGGCACTTTCCTATGTCGGCCTCGGTGCGCAACCGCCGACGCCCAGTTGGGGGCGGATGCTGGCGGATGCCCAGACCATGATCAGCCTTGCCCCTAATATGGCGCTGTTTCCCGGTGCGGCGATTGTGCTGACGGTGCTCGGGCTCAATCTCATGGGAGATGGCCTGCGCGACATCTTTGACCCGAAGCTGAGGAGGAGCCGCTGA
- a CDS encoding peptide/nickel transport system permease protein, translating into MIPYLLKRLISLALSLLAASIVIFLVLQVVPGDPASYMLGMNAQPETVEALRHQLGLDGPLVWRYLAWIAGLMHGDFGVSYTYKVPIGELIRERLWVSLPLALYSLILSTVIALPVGIIAAAKRNSAADYGIMGLTQLGIAVPNFWFAMLLVLLFSITLRWFSAGGFPGWNTGFFAAMKALTLPAVALALPQASILARVMRSALLDTLSEDYIRSARAKGLTQGQTLVRHAVRNAMIPVLTIIGLQFSFLLAGAIIIENVFYLPGLGRLVFQGITQRDLIVVQSVVMLLVFAVIVITFLVDVAYAIVDPRLRSRS; encoded by the coding sequence ATGATCCCCTATCTCCTGAAACGTCTGATTTCCCTTGCTTTGAGCCTTCTGGCGGCCAGCATCGTGATATTCCTGGTGCTTCAGGTCGTCCCTGGAGACCCGGCCTCCTACATGCTGGGAATGAATGCGCAGCCGGAGACGGTCGAAGCGCTAAGGCATCAGCTGGGTCTGGATGGTCCTCTGGTTTGGCGCTATCTGGCCTGGATCGCTGGCCTGATGCATGGAGACTTCGGCGTCAGCTATACATACAAGGTCCCGATCGGCGAGCTGATCCGGGAGCGCCTATGGGTGTCTCTGCCGCTGGCGCTCTACTCGCTTATTCTGTCTACCGTCATCGCCTTGCCAGTTGGCATTATCGCAGCTGCAAAACGCAATTCGGCTGCCGATTACGGCATCATGGGTTTGACGCAGCTAGGAATTGCCGTTCCCAATTTCTGGTTCGCAATGCTCCTTGTACTGCTGTTTTCCATCACGTTGCGCTGGTTTTCGGCCGGGGGATTCCCGGGCTGGAATACTGGATTTTTTGCCGCCATGAAGGCGCTGACGCTCCCGGCCGTGGCGCTTGCGCTGCCTCAAGCCTCGATTCTCGCACGCGTTATGCGTTCTGCGCTGCTGGACACGCTGTCGGAGGACTACATTCGTTCTGCGCGGGCGAAGGGGCTGACGCAAGGACAGACACTGGTTCGCCATGCCGTACGCAACGCCATGATCCCGGTGTTGACGATTATCGGCCTGCAATTTTCATTCCTGCTGGCCGGGGCTATCATCATCGAGAATGTCTTTTATCTGCCGGGACTTGGACGACTGGTCTTTCAGGGTATCACCCAGCGGGATCTTATCGTGGTCCAGTCGGTGGTCATGCTTCTGGTTTTTGCCGTGATCGTGATCACCTTTCTGGTTGATGTCGCCTATGCGATTGTCGATCCACGCCTGAGGAGCCGGTCCTGA
- a CDS encoding peptide/nickel transport system substrate-binding protein, whose amino-acid sequence MNRFIKLMTTAAALVVAGALTPSYAANTAITVGMVLEPPNLDPTSGAAAAIREVTYANIFQGLTRFDANGAIIPDLAKSWDISADGLTYTFHLATGVKFHDGSDFSAEDVKFSLDRARAPDSTNAQKGLFADIASVDVIDPATVKVTLKKPNGSFLFNMAWGDAVILSPKSIATEATKPIGTGPFKFVNWVKGDHVELAKFDRYWGTPAKLDKVTFKFISDPSAAFAAMMAGDVDAFPMYPAPETLEQFKADPRFQVIIGNTEGKTILAMNNGKKPFDNIKVREAVAHAINRKEIIDGAMFGYGTPIGTHFAPHNPDYVDLTAQSNYDPEKSKALLKEAGYPDGFTVSLKLPPPPYARKGGEIIAAELAKVGIKAEITNVEWAQWLEQVFKGKDYDMTIIAHVEPMDLDIYGRDNYYFNYKSDAYKKIMAELSNTTDPAKRSELLKQAQKRIADDYVNAFLFQLPKTGVANAKIVGLWKNQPTPANDMSAVYWKD is encoded by the coding sequence ATGAACAGATTCATCAAGCTGATGACCACGGCGGCCGCTCTGGTCGTTGCGGGCGCATTGACGCCATCTTATGCGGCCAATACCGCGATCACGGTCGGTATGGTTCTTGAGCCGCCGAATCTCGATCCGACTTCCGGTGCTGCCGCGGCGATCCGCGAAGTCACCTATGCCAACATCTTCCAGGGGCTGACGCGCTTCGACGCCAATGGCGCGATTATCCCCGATCTTGCGAAGAGCTGGGACATTTCGGCCGATGGCCTGACCTATACCTTTCATCTCGCCACCGGCGTGAAATTCCATGACGGCTCGGATTTCAGCGCTGAAGATGTGAAGTTCTCGCTGGACCGCGCCCGTGCGCCGGATTCCACCAATGCCCAGAAGGGTCTCTTTGCGGACATCGCCTCGGTCGACGTCATTGATCCCGCCACGGTAAAAGTGACGCTGAAAAAGCCAAATGGCAGCTTCCTTTTCAACATGGCCTGGGGCGATGCCGTCATTCTTTCGCCGAAGAGCATTGCAACCGAAGCTACAAAGCCGATTGGCACCGGCCCGTTCAAGTTCGTCAACTGGGTCAAGGGTGACCACGTCGAACTTGCCAAGTTCGACCGCTACTGGGGGACGCCCGCCAAGCTCGACAAGGTGACGTTCAAATTCATTTCCGATCCGTCCGCGGCCTTCGCTGCGATGATGGCCGGCGATGTCGATGCATTCCCGATGTATCCTGCGCCCGAAACGCTGGAGCAGTTCAAGGCGGATCCTCGCTTTCAGGTCATCATCGGCAATACCGAGGGCAAGACGATCCTTGCCATGAACAATGGCAAGAAGCCTTTTGACAACATCAAGGTCCGCGAAGCGGTGGCCCATGCGATCAACCGCAAGGAAATCATCGACGGGGCCATGTTTGGCTATGGCACGCCGATCGGAACCCACTTTGCTCCGCATAATCCGGACTATGTCGATCTGACGGCGCAATCCAACTATGACCCCGAAAAGTCGAAGGCGCTGCTGAAAGAGGCGGGTTACCCGGACGGCTTCACCGTGTCTTTGAAGTTGCCGCCGCCGCCATACGCCCGCAAGGGCGGCGAGATCATTGCAGCCGAACTCGCCAAGGTTGGTATCAAGGCGGAGATTACCAATGTCGAATGGGCGCAATGGCTTGAACAGGTGTTCAAGGGCAAGGATTACGACATGACGATCATCGCCCATGTCGAGCCCATGGACCTCGATATCTACGGCCGCGACAATTACTACTTCAATTACAAGAGCGACGCCTACAAGAAGATCATGGCGGAGCTTTCGAACACCACGGATCCCGCGAAGCGGAGCGAGCTGCTGAAGCAGGCGCAGAAGCGTATCGCGGATGATTATGTCAACGCTTTCCTCTTCCAATTGCCGAAGACGGGTGTTGCCAATGCCAAGATCGTGGGCCTCTGGAAGAACCAACCGACGCCCGCCAACGACATGTCCGCAGTTTATTGGAAGGATTGA
- a CDS encoding succinyl-diaminopimelate desuccinylase encodes MRAIELRRDDLVTLTRELIRIPTLNPPGEAYLEICEYLKRRLAPKGFAVELIRALDAPGDSERFPRWNVIARREGRYPGECVHFNSHTDVVEPGRGWTFDPFGGEVKDGKVYGRGACDMKGGLAASIVAAETFVELCPDFSGAVEISGTADEETGGFGGVAYLAEQGYFSPSRVQHVIIPEPLNKDRICLGHRGVWWGEIEAFGHIAHGSMPFLGDCAVRHMGAVVAEMERSLFPALAARQTDMPVVPPPARRSTLNINSFHGGLDEPKDGFSGFPSPLVPDSARMVLDRRYLIEESPDGVKGEIVALLERVKAQRPSFDYALKELWGVTPTMTERDAPVVKTVASAIQAVFDREPEYVASPGTYDQKHIARIGKMYNCIAYGPGILDLAHQPDEYVGIDDMVDSAKVMALSLLQLLMPSDDA; translated from the coding sequence ATGCGCGCCATTGAGCTGCGCCGTGACGACCTCGTGACGCTGACCCGCGAGCTCATTCGCATTCCGACGCTCAATCCTCCGGGAGAGGCCTATCTCGAAATCTGCGAGTATCTGAAGCGACGGCTGGCGCCGAAGGGCTTTGCCGTTGAGCTGATCCGCGCTCTCGATGCGCCTGGCGACAGCGAGCGTTTTCCGCGATGGAACGTCATTGCCCGCCGCGAGGGGCGCTATCCGGGCGAATGCGTGCATTTCAACTCACACACGGATGTCGTGGAGCCCGGCAGGGGATGGACCTTCGATCCGTTTGGCGGGGAAGTGAAGGATGGAAAGGTCTATGGCCGCGGCGCTTGCGACATGAAGGGCGGTCTCGCAGCCTCTATTGTCGCGGCGGAGACTTTTGTCGAGCTCTGTCCGGATTTTAGCGGTGCGGTCGAGATTTCCGGCACGGCAGACGAGGAAACCGGTGGTTTCGGCGGCGTCGCCTATCTTGCCGAGCAAGGCTATTTCTCTCCGTCGCGCGTCCAGCATGTCATCATTCCGGAACCGCTGAACAAGGATCGCATCTGTCTGGGCCATCGTGGGGTCTGGTGGGGTGAAATCGAGGCGTTTGGCCATATTGCGCACGGATCCATGCCGTTTCTCGGGGATTGCGCGGTTCGGCACATGGGGGCAGTGGTTGCCGAGATGGAACGCAGCCTGTTTCCGGCCCTTGCCGCGCGTCAGACCGACATGCCCGTCGTGCCGCCGCCGGCACGACGCTCGACGCTCAACATCAATTCCTTTCATGGTGGACTTGATGAGCCGAAGGATGGCTTCTCCGGCTTTCCTTCGCCGCTCGTTCCCGACAGCGCCCGCATGGTGCTCGATCGGCGCTACCTGATCGAGGAAAGCCCGGATGGAGTGAAGGGTGAAATTGTCGCATTGCTGGAGCGTGTGAAGGCACAGCGCCCGAGCTTCGACTATGCGCTGAAGGAACTGTGGGGCGTGACGCCCACGATGACGGAGCGCGATGCGCCCGTGGTCAAGACCGTTGCCAGCGCGATCCAGGCCGTTTTCGATCGTGAGCCGGAATATGTCGCTTCGCCTGGCACTTACGACCAGAAGCATATCGCTCGGATCGGAAAGATGTACAATTGCATTGCCTATGGGCCGGGTATCCTCGATCTCGCTCATCAGCCGGACGAATATGTGGGCATTGACGACATGGTTGATAGTGCGAAGGTGATGGCGCTGTCGCTGTTGCAGTTGCTCATGCCATCTGATGACGCTTGA
- a CDS encoding PAS domain S-box-containing protein (manually curated): protein MSESDDLERLAFEFAPIGIVLTEDRVIRQCNRQFATMFGYQPDELIGHSFRMLYASNREFEAIREVGFKALREAGRYMDERLMPRRDGSIFWCRVRVFTFDATAPLARTILTFADISDTRPAISMTARERDVVKCLAKGLTSKETARELNLSPRTVEDYRARLIKKFEVRNFSGLMARLAGFSI from the coding sequence GTGAGCGAGAGTGATGATCTTGAGAGGCTGGCGTTCGAATTCGCGCCCATTGGAATCGTCTTGACCGAGGATCGTGTCATTCGGCAATGCAATCGGCAATTCGCGACCATGTTCGGCTATCAACCGGATGAACTGATCGGCCATTCGTTCCGCATGTTGTATGCATCCAATCGCGAGTTCGAAGCCATTCGCGAGGTCGGGTTCAAGGCCCTGAGGGAGGCCGGACGCTACATGGACGAGCGGCTGATGCCCCGCCGAGACGGCTCCATATTCTGGTGCAGGGTCCGCGTGTTCACCTTCGATGCCACAGCTCCCCTCGCCCGCACCATTCTGACCTTTGCCGATATTTCGGATACCCGGCCCGCCATCTCGATGACGGCGCGCGAACGCGATGTCGTCAAATGCCTCGCCAAGGGGCTGACAAGCAAGGAAACCGCTCGGGAACTGAACCTTTCCCCGCGCACGGTCGAGGACTACCGCGCGCGCCTGATCAAGAAGTTCGAGGTTCGCAATTTCTCCGGCCTGATGGCAAGATTGGCCGGATTTTCCATATGA
- a CDS encoding DNA-binding transcriptional regulator, GntR family, translating to MKLSEKATLSMDAHQEDRAKAIRDALRDAIVDRRLAPGTKLSEAEVGTLFDVSRTVVRYALQMLAFEGLVHSERNRGAFVSNPTPEDARQVFASRRLIEAGIVAEAARRITKADVEAFRRHLEKEDRYKASRGPEARRAEIKASGEFHIMLARVAGNALLEKFMDELVARSSLVIALYGRSGVSSCGHDDHALILEALQSGDADRAADMMLHHIGHIEADLDLRMGNILTLREALNL from the coding sequence ATGAAACTCTCCGAGAAAGCTACACTATCCATGGACGCCCATCAGGAAGATCGGGCCAAGGCCATACGCGACGCCTTGAGGGATGCAATTGTGGACAGGCGGCTGGCGCCGGGAACAAAGCTTTCGGAAGCGGAGGTCGGAACGCTTTTTGATGTCAGCCGAACCGTAGTTCGCTACGCATTGCAGATGCTTGCATTCGAAGGTCTTGTACATAGCGAACGAAATCGCGGTGCTTTTGTATCCAATCCAACGCCTGAAGACGCGAGACAGGTGTTTGCATCCCGTCGCCTGATCGAAGCGGGCATCGTGGCAGAAGCGGCCCGCCGTATAACGAAGGCCGACGTCGAAGCCTTCCGGCGCCATCTTGAGAAAGAGGATCGCTACAAGGCGAGCCGCGGTCCGGAGGCGAGACGGGCGGAGATCAAGGCCTCCGGCGAATTCCACATCATGCTGGCGCGCGTTGCAGGGAATGCTCTGCTGGAAAAGTTCATGGATGAGCTGGTTGCACGATCATCCCTCGTCATCGCCCTCTATGGACGCTCGGGCGTATCCAGCTGCGGCCATGACGATCATGCGCTGATCCTTGAAGCCCTGCAGTCTGGCGATGCAGATCGCGCGGCAGACATGATGCTGCACCATATCGGTCACATCGAGGCGGATCTGGATCTTCGCATGGGCAACATCCTGACATTGCGCGAGGCGCTCAATCTTTAA